Below is a genomic region from Halostella litorea.
CGACGTGGGCGACTCCGCGGACCTGGCCGACGGGATCACCTGGCTCGCCGACCGGGCGAGCGCGGTCGTCTGGCTCAACCCGCTCGCCGTCTCGCCAGCGTACGAGCCGACGTCCCGCGGGATGGCGACGGTGCTGCCGTACGTCGACGCGCTGTTCGGCTTCGCCGCGGCGGACGACCTGGCCGAGGCGGCCCGCCAGCTGGAGACGCGGGGGCTCGCCGGCGCGGTCGGCTACGAGCGCGACGGTGGCCGGTCGCGGAGCGCCGCGGACGGGGGTGACCCGGCGTGAGCGACCGCCTCCTGCCGGCGGTAGTCGACGCGCTCCGGGCGCGGGGCGCGCTCGCCGGCCCCCGGCTCGACCGGGTGACCGTCGGCGACGCAGCGGTGTTCGTGGAACTCGTCGACGGGGGAGCCGACGGCGCGCGGCCGGCGGGGCTGGCACACCGGCCCTCCGGCGGGGAGCCGCCCGTCGGCGACACCGTCGCGGCGCTGCTCGACCCGATTAGGGACGGGACCGGGGGCGACACGGCGGAAGGGCGCGGGGCGCGCGCCGTGGCCGTCGCGACGCTGAACGCCCTCTCGGCCCCGCACGTCCGGTGGCGGACGGGCGACCCGATGGCGCTGCTGGCGGGGTCCGTCGACGTCGTCGTCACCGTCGGGCTGTTCCGCCCGGCGTTCCGGAAGTTCGCCGACGTGGAGGTCCGGGTCGTCGAGCGCGGAGCCGTCGGCGACGTGTCGGCCCCGGCGAGCGTCGACGTCCGGACGTTCCGCCCGGCGGGGACGGCGGCGGCGATGGCCGACGCCGACGTCGTGTTCGTCACCGGGTCGACGCTCGTGTACGGCGGGACCGAGCGGTACCTCGCGGCGGCCCCCGACGACGCCGCGGTGGTCCTCGTCGGCGCGACGGCGTCGTGCCTGCCGGAGCCGCTGTTCGACGCCGGCGTCGACGTGGTCGCGGGGGCCAGCGTCGACGACCCGGCCGGCGTCCGCGCGGCCGTCGCGGGCGGGGCCTGCGGGACCGACCTCCACGACAGCGGCGTCCGGAAGGTGTACGCGGCGCGCGAACGGCCCTCGACCATCGAACTGCGGGAGACAACCTGACATGTCCGAGCACAACTGGAGCGTTCCGGAGACGGAAGTGGTACAGCACGTCGCCGACAGCCTCGATGCCGGCGGGCCCGACGTCCTCGCGACGGTCGTCGACGTCGAGGGCAACGCCTACCGCCGGCCGGGGGCGAAGATGCTCCTCGACGCCGACGGCGAGGGGGTCGGCTCGATCACCGCCGGCTGCCTCGAACACGAACTCCTGTCGGCCGCCGATCGGATCCGGGAGCGCGGCCGGCCGGAACTGGTCACCTACGACCTGATGGAGGACGACGAGGAGGACGTCTGGGGCCTCGGCGTCGGCTGCAACGGGGTCATCGAAGTCCTGCTCGAACCGCTGGACGCGACGTACCGGCCGGCCGTCGACGCGTTCGAGGCCGGGCGCGACGTGGGCGTCGTCACCGTGCTCGACGCCGAGGAGGGCTTCGAGCGGGGCGACCGCGCGTACTACTACCCCGACGAGGACCGGCTCGAACTGCCCGACGGGTCGCCGGCCGACGGGTGGCCGGCCGACCGGATCGCGGGGCCGGCGGCCGACCTCGCCGAGCGCGGGCGTTCGGACACGCTGCGCGTCGAGTCGGCGGGGCTGGACCTGTTCGTCGACGGCCTCGCGGCCCCGGCGGACCTGGTGGTGTTCGGCTCCGGACACGACGTCGGCCCCGTCACCGAACTGGCGGTCCGGAACGACTTCCGCGTGACCGTCGTCGGCTTCCGCGGCGGCGTCGACCTCGCCGAGCGGTTCCCCGCGGCCGACCGGACGGTGACGACTTCGCCCGGGAGCGTCGCGGCGGACGTGCCGTTGGACGAGCGGACGCACGCGGTGGTTATGACCCACAACTTCGTCGACGACCGGATCACCGTCGAGGCGCTGCTCGCCTCGTCGGCCCCGTACGTCGGCCTCATGGGGCCACGCGAGCGGTTCGAGCGGATGCGCGAGGCGTTCGACGGGGTCGACGAGTCCGACCTCGACTCGCTGTACACGCCGGTCGGCCTGGACCTGGGCGGCGGGACGCCCTACCAGATCGCACACAGCATCGTCGCGGAGGCCCTCGCCGTCGAACACGGCCGCGAGCCCCGCCACCTGCGGGAGCGCGAGGGCCACATCCACGACCGCGCCGAAGCGGGCGACCCCGCGGCCGACGGGGTCGACGCGGAGCCGCGGTAGCGCGCGGAGCGAGAGCCGTCCCGTGACGAAACCGACTTATTCCGGTCGCGGGAAACCCGCCGTGTCGTGACACGAGACGCCCTCCACGAACCCGACGACAGCGTCGCCCTCCCCGACGGACGGTCGCTCGCCTACGCCGAGTACGGCGCGAGCGACGGGACGCCGGTCCTCTACTGCCACGGGACGCCGGGATCGCGGCTCCTCGCGGCGGTCTTCGACGACGCCGCCGAGCGCCGCGGGGTGCGGCTGGTCGCCCCGGACCGCCCCGGCGTCGGCCGGTCGGACCCCGACCCCGACCGGACGCTCGGCGACTGGGGGGCCGACGCCGCCGCGCTCGCGGACGCGCTCGGCGTCGACGAGTTCGGCCTGCTCGGGTTCTCCGGCGGCGGCCCGCACGCGCTCGCGGTCGCTGCGCGCCGCCCAGACCGCGTCGCCCGCGTCGCCCTCGTCAGCACCGTCGCGCCGCCGGACGCCCCGTCGGAGGGGGTCAGCGGGATGAACCGGGCGGTGAACGCGGTCGCGCGCCGGTCGGCACTGCTGACGGGCGCGCTGTTCCGACTGCAGTCGTTCGCCGTCGAGCGGTCCGACCCCGAGGCGCTCGTCGGGCAGTTCAGCGACCGGCCGCTGTCGGCGTTCGAGGCGCGGACCGAGCGGCCGTTCGGCCCGCTCGTCGCGGCGAACCTGCAGGAGGCGTACCGCCAGGGGACGGCGGCCGCCGCCCGCGAGACGCGCCTGTTCGTCCGCGACTGGGGGTTCGACCTCGCGGACGCGGCGGCCCCGGTCCGGCTCTGGCACGGCGCGGGCGACACGAACGCGCCGCTCTCGGGGGCGGCGTACCTCGCCGACGAACTGCCGGACGCCGAACTGACCCGGTTGCCCGACGACGACCACCTGTCGACGCTGGTCGAGCGCCGCGCCGCGGCCGTCGAGTGGCTCGCCGACTAGGGCGGGTCAGTTCTCCCGCGGGTCGGCGTGTTCCCGCACGTACGCAAGCAGGTCGTCGCCGGTGACGTCGACGCCCTGCCGGGCGAAGAAGGCGGCCACGTTCTCGCAGTCGCGTTCGAGGAACTCCTCGGCGTTGGGGTGGTGGATCGTCACCGCCTGGCCGACGTCGATGACGACGAGGTGGCCGTCGTACACGACGACGTTGTACTCCGAGAGGTCGCCGTGGACGAGGCCGGCGTCGTACAGCCGGCGGACGTACTCCCGGAGCACCTCGTAGGCCGTCTCCGGGTTCTCGACGTGGACCTCGGCGAGCCGTTTCGCCCGCTCGCCGTCGTGGCCGAGGAACTCCATGACCAGGGCGTTGCGCTCGACGGCGATGGGGTCGGGGACGCGGACGCCCGCCGCCTGCGCGCGCTTCAGGTTGGCGTACTCCTTTTTCGTCCACGCGAGGACGACCCGCTTCTTGTCGCCGCCGAGTTCCTCGATCCGGGGGTCGCCGGTGAGGTAGTCCCGCATGTCCCGGAAGTCGCTGGCGTTGATCCGGTACACCTTGATCGCCACCTCGCCGCCGCTGCCCAGCGCGGCGTACACGTTCGCCTCCTTGCCCGTGGAGACGGGGCCGCCCAGGGCGTCGACGTACCCGTCCTGTACGAGCTTGTACAGCGCGGCGAAGGTGGCGTCGTCGAACACCGACGCCTCCACCTTGAACCGCTCGCTGTTCTTTATCTTCTTCCGGAACTCGTCGAACTCCCGGTCCCGCCGGCGGGCGATGCGGTCGGCCTCCGTGTCCGAGACGTCCAGTTCCTCCCACTCGTCGCCCGGCGCGTCGGCGTTTTCCCGGTCGACCAGCCCGTACTCGTCGGTCATGGTCGGGGGGACGGATCACCGGCTACGGGGTGGTGGGTTCGCGGTGTCGCCATAGAAGAGCTACTGAATGTGGCCTTCCTCGCGGAGCTGGTCGGCGTCCTGCTTCTCGTAGCGCCAGGTGATGTCGGCCTTCTCGTCCTGCCAGTCCCACGGCTCGACGAGCACGACGTCGTCCTCGCGGATCCAGATGCGTTTCTGCATCTTGCCCGGGATGCGAGCGGTTCGTTCCGTGCCGTCCGCACAGCGGACCTGGACGCGGTTCGCGCCCAGCATCTCGGTCACTGTTGCGAACACCTCGTCGTCGTCTGGCATGCGGAGGTCTTTGCGTCCCTGGTTGTCGCTCATGCCTCTACCAAGGCACGGCAGGCTTTTAAAATCGCGGGAGTCGTCGGCGGGATCGCCGACCTTTATACCTCGGCCGCCGTCGGCGCACCCATGTTCGACAAACTCGGAATCAGCGGCATCGTCGGCGTCGTCGTCGTCCTCGGCGGCCTCGGTCTGATCGCGTACGCGGACCCGATCGTCGCCGCCGGCATGGCGCTGGTGCTGTTCGGCTTCGGCCTCACGGTGAAGGCCCTCGTCAGCAACCTGCTCGGCTCGCTCGGGATGGGCGGGATGGTGTAACCCGGCCGCCCCGGAACTCGCCGCCGACGCTTACAGCTTCCGCCGCCCGGGTTCGATCAGCCGGTCGAGGTACTCGGCCAGCGCCGACTTCGCGTCGGCGGGGTGGAGTTCGCCGCCCTCCAGGTCGGCGGCCAGCGCCTCGTACTCCCCGTACTCCAGGTCGCCGCCGTACTCGTCGGGGCGCTCGACGACGACCGTCTCGAACCGCGGGAACACGTGGTACTGGAAGACCTCCAGCACGGGGTTCTCGCGCTCCTCGCCGTCGTCGGTCGGGTCGGGGTCCCGCGTCCGCGGGCAGTACGCGGCGTTTACCTTCTCCTCGATGTCCGCGGTCGTGTCCTCCATCGAGATGGTGACGCCGGAACTGGAGGACATCTTGCCGATGCCGGTTTCGAGGTCCGCGAGGATGTGCGTGTGGAGGCTGGTCGGCGAGTCGTAGCCCAGTTCCGGCAGGTTCTCGCGGGCGAGCATGTGGACCTTGCGCTGGTCCATCCCGCCGACCGCGAGGTCGACGTCGAGGTACTCGATGTCGAGCGCCTGCATCAGCGGGTAGACGACGTGGCTCACCTTCGCCGTCTCGCCGCTCTGGATCTCCGCCATCGCGCGCTGGGCGCGGTTGAGCGTCGTCTCCACCTGCAGGGCGTGCAGGTCCAGTTCGTAGTCCTCGTCCATCTGGTAGGTCGAGCCGTAGACGAACTCGGTCTGTGACTCGTCGAGGCCGTACGCGATGAACTGCTCCTGCATCCGCTCGGCCGTCTCGCGGATCTCCTCGAACGTGCCCTTGTCGTTGAGGTAGGCGTGGACGTCCGCCAGCAGGACGGTCACCTCGAAGCCGGCCTCCTGCAGGTCGATCAGCTTGTTCGCGGTCAGCATGTGACCGATGTGGAGCACGCCGGAGGGCTCGTAGCCGACGTACGCCCGCTTCCCGTCGGGGTCCTCGGCCAGCGCCTCCGCCTCGTCCTCCGTGACCACCTCGGCCGCGTTCCGGGTGATCAGGTCGTACGTGTCCATACCTACGGCGAGGCGGAGCGCCCGTTTAGGCGCTACGGTGTCGGACGCCGCGGGAGCGCGGTCCGGGCGGTCACGGCGGTGCCGCCTACGCCGACCGGCTCCCGTCGACGTCGATGGCGTCGACGGGGCAGACGTCGACACAGAGCATGCAGTCGATGCACTGGGCCTCGTTGGCCGGGTCGGCCTTGATCTCGCTCTCGGGATGGTCCGGCGTGTCGACCCACTCGAACACGTCGACCGGGCAGTCCTCCAGACACGCGCCGTCGGCCAGACAGATGTCGAAGTCCACCGCGACGTGGGTGCCGTGGATCCCCAGCGTCTCCGGCTCCTCGACCGGTCCCCACACGTCGTGGCCCTCGTGTTCCTCGACTACCTCGCGGTGCTCGTCGAACTGCGGGTCGATCGCCATGTGTGTCACGCGGGCCGTCGCGCTCTTAAACCCATCAGTCGGGGACGGGCGAGGCGTTCGGGCCGCCGCCGCGCGGGCGGCCCCCGCCGACCGCGGTCGCGTGGCTTTTCCCGGTCGACGGCCTTGCTCCGGGCATGAAACGGCAGTCGCTCGACGACATGGAGAGCCGCATGGGGCCGGCGGACGTGGTGCGGCCGCTGACCGACGCGCTCGGCGCGGCGGAGCTGGCGCTGAACTACTACGAACTGGCCCCCGGCGAGAGCTTCGCGTACGGCTTCCACGCCCACGAAAAGCAGGAGGAGGTGTTCTACGTGCAGGCGGGGACAGTGACGTTCGCCACGCTCGACGGCGACGTCGAGGTCGGGCCGAACGAACTGGTCCGCTTCGGCCCCGGCGAGTTCCAGCGTGGCGTCAACCGCGGCGAGGAGCGCGTCGTCGCGCTGGCGATGGGCGCGCCCCAGGACGCCGGCGAGACGGAGATCCGCCGCGAGTGCCCCGACTGCGGCGAGGCGACGCGCCAGCGGGTCGAGATGACCGACGACCGCGACGCCGTCGTGACGCTGTGTGAGGACTGCGACGCCGAGACGGGTCGCTTCGACTGATGCCCGACGCCCCGCCGCGGCTCGTCTACGACGACGACTGCGGCTTCTGTACGTGGTCGGCGGAGTTCGCGGCCGCCCGCGGCGAGTTCGAACTCGTCGGGTTCTCGGAGCTCTCGCCCGATCAGTTGGCCCGTCTGCCCGACGACTACGAGACGTGCGCCCACCTGCTGACCGCCGACGCGGTGTACTCCTGCGGGAAGGCGACCGAGATGGCCGTCGAGCGCCTCGGGCCGCCGTACAGTCTTGCGGTGGCGGCGTTCCGCGCGGTACCGGGGAGCGAGCGCGCCCGCGAGCCGCTGTACCGGCTGGTGGCGGACAACCGCGGGCTGCTGGGGCGGCTCGTCAGCCGCTGAGGGGCGGGCCGTTCACGCCGACCCGCCGTCCCGCGCCTCGGCCCACGCGAGCACCGGCTCCAGCCGCTCGCACAGTTCGCGGCCGTCGTCGGTGAGCGCGTACTCCACCCGTGGCGGTATCTCGTCGTACTGCGTCCGCGTCACCAGCCCCTCCTCGGCCAGTTCGTCGAGCCGGGCCGAGAGCGTCGAGGTGCTGGCGTCCGGCAGGTGCTCCTCCACCGTCGAGAAGCGGACGGGTTCGAGCGCGCCGATGACACAGACCAGTTGCATCGCGTACTTCCCGGCGAGCGTCTCGACGACGCCCGACAGCGGGCAGTAGCAGGACGGGTCGGTTCGGTCCGCTGCGGTGGCTTCGGTCATTCGAAGTCGGTTCTATACTTTGGACTCGACAGTATAAGCACTTCGGCTTTCAAAGTAAAGCCGTGACCGACTGCGACTGCTGCGGTTCGACGGAGGTATCGACCGGTGCGACCAGCGACGGAACGGACCACGGCGGACACGCGCTGGCGGCGACGGACGCTGACCCGATGGCCCGGCCGCTCCCGGAGGAGGTCGGGCGGGCACTCGGCGAGGTGTACGGCGCGGAGCGACCGGCGGGGACGGTCGGCGACTGGGTCGCGGCCGTCCGCGACGCCCTCGACGGGACCGAGTGGATGCCACCGAGCGTCGGCGACCTCTGTCACGACGCCGAGGGCCGCCACGTCGCTCGGAACCCCGACCAGTCGTTCCGCTTCGTCTGCGTCCTGGACGCGTTCGTGTTGCAGGCGCTCGTCGACGCGGCGGTGACGGTCGAGTCGACGCCGCCGGGCGGCGGCGAGGTCCGGGCGACCGTCACGGCCGACGGCGTCGATGCCGACCCCGGGACGGCGGTGCTCTCGGTGGGCGCGGCGGCCGACCCGGACGTGCCCGACGAGCCGACGCCAGCCGCCGTCTACGGCCAGTTGTGTCCGTACGTCCACGCGTTCCCGTCGCGCGAGGCCTACCGGGAGTGGGACGCCGCGACGCCCGAGGGGGCGACGACCGCGCTCCCGCTGACCGCCGCGCGGGACCTGGCGGCCGCGCTCGTCGAGCCGAGCGACTAGCGCCGACAGTCCGGGGGCCGTCCGGCGAGTCAGTAGCCCAGGTCCAGCGCCCAGTTGACGACGAGGGCGACGAACACGAGCGCGAGCAGCGCCGTGAGCACGCCGAAGGAGACGGCCCAGCCGAACAGGTCGGCGAGCGTGCCGGTCGCCACGGAGCCAAGCGATCCGACGACGCCGTACACCGTGCGGACGAGGCCGAAGCCCGCGCCCTGTT
It encodes:
- a CDS encoding winged helix-turn-helix transcriptional regulator; translation: MTEATAADRTDPSCYCPLSGVVETLAGKYAMQLVCVIGALEPVRFSTVEEHLPDASTSTLSARLDELAEEGLVTRTQYDEIPPRVEYALTDDGRELCERLEPVLAWAEARDGGSA
- the eif1A gene encoding translation initiation factor eIF-1A produces the protein MSDNQGRKDLRMPDDDEVFATVTEMLGANRVQVRCADGTERTARIPGKMQKRIWIREDDVVLVEPWDWQDEKADITWRYEKQDADQLREEGHIQ
- a CDS encoding Rossmann-like domain-containing protein, producing the protein MSDRLLPAVVDALRARGALAGPRLDRVTVGDAAVFVELVDGGADGARPAGLAHRPSGGEPPVGDTVAALLDPIRDGTGGDTAEGRGARAVAVATLNALSAPHVRWRTGDPMALLAGSVDVVVTVGLFRPAFRKFADVEVRVVERGAVGDVSAPASVDVRTFRPAGTAAAMADADVVFVTGSTLVYGGTERYLAAAPDDAAVVLVGATASCLPEPLFDAGVDVVAGASVDDPAGVRAAVAGGACGTDLHDSGVRKVYAARERPSTIELRETT
- the rio1 gene encoding serine/threonine-protein kinase Rio1, translating into MTDEYGLVDRENADAPGDEWEELDVSDTEADRIARRRDREFDEFRKKIKNSERFKVEASVFDDATFAALYKLVQDGYVDALGGPVSTGKEANVYAALGSGGEVAIKVYRINASDFRDMRDYLTGDPRIEELGGDKKRVVLAWTKKEYANLKRAQAAGVRVPDPIAVERNALVMEFLGHDGERAKRLAEVHVENPETAYEVLREYVRRLYDAGLVHGDLSEYNVVVYDGHLVVIDVGQAVTIHHPNAEEFLERDCENVAAFFARQGVDVTGDDLLAYVREHADPREN
- a CDS encoding tyrosine--tRNA ligase, translating into MDTYDLITRNAAEVVTEDEAEALAEDPDGKRAYVGYEPSGVLHIGHMLTANKLIDLQEAGFEVTVLLADVHAYLNDKGTFEEIRETAERMQEQFIAYGLDESQTEFVYGSTYQMDEDYELDLHALQVETTLNRAQRAMAEIQSGETAKVSHVVYPLMQALDIEYLDVDLAVGGMDQRKVHMLARENLPELGYDSPTSLHTHILADLETGIGKMSSSSGVTISMEDTTADIEEKVNAAYCPRTRDPDPTDDGEERENPVLEVFQYHVFPRFETVVVERPDEYGGDLEYGEYEALAADLEGGELHPADAKSALAEYLDRLIEPGRRKL
- a CDS encoding 4Fe-4S dicluster domain-containing protein, encoding MAIDPQFDEHREVVEEHEGHDVWGPVEEPETLGIHGTHVAVDFDICLADGACLEDCPVDVFEWVDTPDHPESEIKADPANEAQCIDCMLCVDVCPVDAIDVDGSRSA
- a CDS encoding DUF7470 family protein, coding for MFDKLGISGIVGVVVVLGGLGLIAYADPIVAAGMALVLFGFGLTVKALVSNLLGSLGMGGMV
- a CDS encoding cupin domain-containing protein yields the protein MKRQSLDDMESRMGPADVVRPLTDALGAAELALNYYELAPGESFAYGFHAHEKQEEVFYVQAGTVTFATLDGDVEVGPNELVRFGPGEFQRGVNRGEERVVALAMGAPQDAGETEIRRECPDCGEATRQRVEMTDDRDAVVTLCEDCDAETGRFD
- a CDS encoding alpha/beta fold hydrolase; the protein is MTRDALHEPDDSVALPDGRSLAYAEYGASDGTPVLYCHGTPGSRLLAAVFDDAAERRGVRLVAPDRPGVGRSDPDPDRTLGDWGADAAALADALGVDEFGLLGFSGGGPHALAVAARRPDRVARVALVSTVAPPDAPSEGVSGMNRAVNAVARRSALLTGALFRLQSFAVERSDPEALVGQFSDRPLSAFEARTERPFGPLVAANLQEAYRQGTAAAARETRLFVRDWGFDLADAAAPVRLWHGAGDTNAPLSGAAYLADELPDAELTRLPDDDHLSTLVERRAAAVEWLAD
- the merB gene encoding organomercurial lyase, whose amino-acid sequence is MTDCDCCGSTEVSTGATSDGTDHGGHALAATDADPMARPLPEEVGRALGEVYGAERPAGTVGDWVAAVRDALDGTEWMPPSVGDLCHDAEGRHVARNPDQSFRFVCVLDAFVLQALVDAAVTVESTPPGGGEVRATVTADGVDADPGTAVLSVGAAADPDVPDEPTPAAVYGQLCPYVHAFPSREAYREWDAATPEGATTALPLTAARDLAAALVEPSD
- a CDS encoding thiol-disulfide oxidoreductase DCC family protein, with the protein product MPDAPPRLVYDDDCGFCTWSAEFAAARGEFELVGFSELSPDQLARLPDDYETCAHLLTADAVYSCGKATEMAVERLGPPYSLAVAAFRAVPGSERAREPLYRLVADNRGLLGRLVSR
- a CDS encoding XdhC family protein, which codes for MSEHNWSVPETEVVQHVADSLDAGGPDVLATVVDVEGNAYRRPGAKMLLDADGEGVGSITAGCLEHELLSAADRIRERGRPELVTYDLMEDDEEDVWGLGVGCNGVIEVLLEPLDATYRPAVDAFEAGRDVGVVTVLDAEEGFERGDRAYYYPDEDRLELPDGSPADGWPADRIAGPAADLAERGRSDTLRVESAGLDLFVDGLAAPADLVVFGSGHDVGPVTELAVRNDFRVTVVGFRGGVDLAERFPAADRTVTTSPGSVAADVPLDERTHAVVMTHNFVDDRITVEALLASSAPYVGLMGPRERFERMREAFDGVDESDLDSLYTPVGLDLGGGTPYQIAHSIVAEALAVEHGREPRHLREREGHIHDRAEAGDPAADGVDAEPR